One region of Ignavibacteriota bacterium genomic DNA includes:
- a CDS encoding type II toxin-antitoxin system VapC family toxin: MKAKLYLETTIPSYLTAKPSRDLIIAGHQQITHEWWRKRKMNFDLFISQFVIDEVKAGDSEAAKERVNLIKDIPDLEITDDVIILAQALIVSRTLPAKAATDAAHIAVSAVHGIDFLMTWNCVHLANAFIFKSVVKVCNQYGHGCPVICTPEELLGE, encoded by the coding sequence ATGAAAGCCAAGTTATATCTCGAAACAACCATCCCGAGCTATTTAACTGCAAAGCCGAGCCGTGATTTAATTATTGCGGGGCATCAACAGATAACGCATGAATGGTGGAGAAAAAGGAAGATGAATTTTGACCTTTTCATTTCACAGTTTGTCATTGACGAAGTAAAAGCCGGTGATTCAGAAGCCGCAAAAGAACGAGTAAATTTAATCAAAGACATCCCTGACTTAGAGATAACGGATGATGTTATTATCTTGGCTCAGGCTCTCATAGTATCCCGTACTCTGCCGGCAAAAGCGGCGACCGATGCGGCACACATTGCTGTTTCGGCAGTGCATGGAATAGATTTTCTGATGACTTGGAACTGTGTTCACCTTGCAAATGCTTTTATCTTTAAATCAGTTGTAAAGGTTTGTAACCAATACGGGCATGGATGTCCGGTTATCTGTACCCCGGAAGAATTATTAGGAGAATAA
- a CDS encoding RidA family protein, whose product MTKSIVLTQSAPAPIGPYSQGTKVSGTLVFTAGQIPLNPKTGTVVGVHIATQTQQALENLKAILEEAGASLESVIKTTVFLKDMNEFADMNKVYGEFFKTNPPARTTVEVSRLPKDVRIEIEAIAEVIS is encoded by the coding sequence ATGACAAAATCCATCGTCCTCACACAGAGTGCCCCTGCGCCAATTGGTCCCTACAGCCAGGGTACGAAAGTTTCCGGTACGCTCGTCTTCACCGCCGGACAAATTCCATTGAACCCGAAAACAGGAACTGTTGTTGGCGTTCACATCGCAACGCAGACACAGCAAGCATTAGAAAATCTCAAAGCAATTCTCGAAGAGGCGGGAGCGTCGCTCGAAAGTGTCATCAAAACAACTGTCTTTTTGAAAGATATGAACGAGTTTGCCGACATGAATAAAGTCTATGGGGAGTTCTTCAAAACAAATCCTCCCGCAAGAACCACCGTCGAAGTCAGCCGCCTCCCGAAAGATGTGCGAATCGAGATTGAAGCAATCGCAGAAGTTATTTCTTAA
- a CDS encoding CopD family protein yields the protein MHIFGVIIWLGGLLFESAIAVPIAQAEGEPADSLAKKIHARFVAFVWMSVWTIAVTGIIMMLLNPQFHWFTYQTQWQRLLGFKQLTFFVMLFYAFGYARMVSYLQSPSSNNGNEETITLVRQRLSQFRKINIALGITALLLAAGM from the coding sequence ATGCACATCTTCGGTGTCATTATTTGGCTCGGTGGTCTCTTGTTTGAAAGCGCCATCGCCGTCCCCATCGCACAGGCAGAAGGCGAACCCGCAGATTCGCTTGCAAAAAAAATCCACGCCCGCTTCGTCGCCTTCGTGTGGATGAGCGTCTGGACCATTGCCGTCACCGGAATCATCATGATGTTACTCAACCCGCAATTTCACTGGTTTACCTATCAAACACAGTGGCAACGCTTACTTGGTTTCAAACAACTGACATTTTTCGTGATGCTCTTTTACGCGTTTGGTTACGCGCGAATGGTTTCCTATCTTCAATCGCCTTCATCAAACAACGGCAACGAAGAAACCATCACATTAGTTCGACAACGATTGAGCCAGTTCAGAAAAATCAACATCGCACTCGGAATCACGGCGCTTTTACTCGCCGCAGGAATGTAA
- a CDS encoding ParB/RepB/Spo0J family partition protein, translated as MTPQKGGLGRGLSALIPSAQPQQQVQSSPTEQPEVVAQQPQQQEAETGNITHIELAKVRPNPFQPRADFNQDALDELKQSISQKGIIQAITVRKTGDGYFELISGERRVRASQELGLPTIPAYIIEVNTNEEMLELALVENLQREHLNPIEIAISYQRLISDVGLSVEDIGNKIGKDRTTIANFLRLLKLPEQIQKSVRNGKLSAGHARALLSLPNEQTQLRVFERVTKDELSVRQVEKLVKQTLKKIELRDVITPASAFTPIPSVDVSVKGFEEHLQRILGTKVRIRIGQEGRGEIMLEYYSNDDLQRLLELLNQIPH; from the coding sequence ATGACACCACAAAAAGGCGGATTAGGCAGAGGTCTTTCGGCATTGATTCCTTCTGCACAGCCACAACAACAAGTACAATCATCACCGACGGAACAGCCGGAGGTAGTCGCTCAACAACCGCAACAGCAAGAAGCGGAAACCGGCAACATCACACACATTGAACTTGCAAAGGTGCGACCCAATCCTTTCCAGCCCCGTGCTGATTTCAATCAGGATGCGCTTGACGAACTGAAGCAATCCATCTCTCAAAAAGGTATTATTCAGGCAATTACTGTCAGGAAAACCGGTGACGGATATTTTGAATTGATTTCGGGCGAGCGACGCGTTCGTGCATCTCAGGAACTTGGTCTCCCGACCATTCCCGCGTACATTATCGAAGTCAACACGAATGAAGAAATGCTCGAACTTGCGCTTGTTGAAAACTTACAGCGCGAACATCTCAACCCGATTGAAATTGCAATTTCATATCAGCGGCTCATCAGCGATGTCGGCTTATCGGTGGAAGATATCGGAAACAAAATCGGAAAAGACAGGACAACGATTGCAAACTTTCTCCGCTTGCTGAAACTACCCGAACAAATTCAGAAATCGGTTCGCAACGGAAAACTTTCTGCCGGACATGCGCGTGCTTTACTTTCTCTTCCGAACGAACAAACGCAACTCCGTGTGTTTGAACGAGTCACGAAAGATGAATTGAGCGTTCGTCAGGTTGAAAAGTTAGTCAAGCAAACGCTCAAGAAAATTGAACTGCGCGATGTCATTACTCCCGCATCCGCCTTCACGCCAATTCCTTCTGTTGATGTTTCCGTGAAAGGATTTGAAGAACATCTCCAGCGTATTCTCGGAACAAAAGTAAGAATCAGAATCGGACAGGAAGGCAGGGGCGAAATCATGCTTGAATATTATTCGAATGATGACTTGCAACGTCTGCTCGAACTCTTAAACCAAATTCCTCATTGA
- a CDS encoding ParA family protein translates to MGKVITITNQKGGVGKTTTAINLSATVAIAEFPTLLIDIDPQANATSGIGFDPRQERTNIYDVLINGTPPHEAIIKTETPFLSLLPSTINLVGAEVELVGTEGRERMLLNVVEKLRNDFKFIFVDCPPSLGLLTLNGLVAADTVLIPVQCEYYALEGLGQLLNTINMVQQGLNPKLSIEGVLMTMYDGRLKLSNQILTEIRNYFGEKAYSTVISRNVRLSEAPSYGKPIIMYDAASTGARSYMDAAKEFLSRQTNSIQHQPVSA, encoded by the coding sequence GTGGGAAAAGTCATCACCATAACAAATCAGAAAGGCGGCGTCGGAAAAACAACGACTGCCATCAATCTCTCGGCAACCGTGGCGATTGCAGAATTCCCCACGCTCCTGATTGATATTGACCCGCAGGCAAACGCAACCAGCGGCATCGGTTTCGACCCGCGCCAGGAACGGACAAACATTTACGACGTTCTCATCAACGGTACACCCCCGCACGAGGCAATCATCAAAACCGAAACGCCGTTCCTCTCACTTCTCCCTTCGACCATCAACCTCGTCGGCGCAGAAGTCGAACTTGTCGGAACCGAAGGACGCGAGCGGATGTTGTTGAACGTAGTGGAAAAACTCCGCAACGATTTCAAGTTTATTTTTGTAGATTGTCCTCCGTCGCTCGGACTTCTTACACTCAACGGCTTGGTCGCCGCAGATACGGTTCTCATCCCTGTTCAATGCGAATACTACGCGCTCGAAGGATTGGGACAATTATTAAACACCATCAACATGGTTCAGCAAGGGCTCAACCCCAAACTCTCCATCGAAGGCGTCCTGATGACGATGTACGACGGACGACTCAAACTCTCGAATCAGATCCTCACGGAAATCAGAAACTATTTCGGAGAGAAAGCATACTCGACCGTCATTTCGCGCAACGTGCGGCTCAGCGAAGCGCCAAGTTACGGCAAACCGATTATCATGTACGATGCCGCCTCGACAGGCGCACGTAGTTACATGGACGCGGCAAAAGAATTTCTCAGCAGACAAACTAATTCAATTCAACATCAACCGGTTTCAGCATAA